The genome window AGGATCAAGACCTTGAACGCCTGTATCGAGAGGCGGACTTCTTCGCGGCAAGGTACGGCCCGGATCTGGTCAAGGCTTTCCGCAAGAAGTGCCAGCTCCTGGAAGCGGCTCAGGATCAGCAGGAGTTGCGCAACTACGCTTCCCTCCGCCTGGAGCAACTCCGAGGGAACCGG of Candidatus Nanopelagicales bacterium contains these proteins:
- a CDS encoding type II toxin-antitoxin system RelE/ParE family toxin; its protein translation is MVRIAFEDQDLERLYREADFFAARYGPDLVKAFRKKCQLLEAAQDQQELRNYASLRLEQLRGNR